The Acanthopagrus latus isolate v.2019 chromosome 6, fAcaLat1.1, whole genome shotgun sequence genome includes a region encoding these proteins:
- the kbtbd8 gene encoding kelch repeat and BTB domain-containing protein 8, protein MAASGEVGKLLQVQNGTPPSTNYNGVDAVHACNILQQLKALYDEAQLTDIVVEVDHGKTFSCHRNVLAAISPYFRSMFTSGLTESSQREVRIVGVESESMHLVLDYAYTSRVTLSESNVQALFTAASIFQIPALQDQCAQFMISRLDPQNCIGVYMFADAYGHQELRERSQDYIRKKFLCVSWEQEFLQMTKEQLVSILNNDDLNVEKEEHVYESIVRWLEHDLSGREAHLPEVFSQCIRLPLLDEAFLGRIPAPFACALSLSKDPSEAKARLTGSNGCPQRLGMTASEMVICFDAAHKHSGKKQTVPCLDTATGRVFKLCKPPNDLREVGILVSSENDIFIAGGYRPSNSEVSIDHRAESDFWQYEHAGNRWLPRAPLLRARIGCRLSHCCGKLYALGGRVYEGDGRNALKSVECYDARDNCWTAVSPMPVAMEFHSAVEYRDRIYVLQGEYFFCFDPRKDYWSHLAPMSVPRSQGLAALYKNCIYYIAGICRNHQRTFTVEVYDIEKNTWSRKKDLPFDQATSPYIKAMLLHGKLHLFVRATQVMVEELVFRTSRKNSLYQYDDDADVWTKVYETPDRLWDLGRHFECAVAKLYPQCLQKVL, encoded by the exons ATGGCTGCCAGTGGAg AGGTAGGGAAACTGTTACAAGTACAAAATGGGACACCTCCGAGCACCAACTACAACGGGGTAGATGCTGTTCATGCTTGTAACATCCTTCAGCAGCTCAAAGCCTTGTATGATGAAGCACAGCTCACAGATATCGTCGTAGAAGTGGACCATGGCAAGACATTCTCCTGTCACCGAAATGTCCTTGCAGCAATCAGCCCATATTTTAG GTCCATGTTCACCAGTGGCCTTACAGAGAGCAGCCAGCGTGAGGTCAGAATTGTTGGGGTGGAATCGGAATCCATGCACCTCGTCCTAGACTATGCCTACACATCCAGGGTTACGCTTTCTGAGTCCAATGTCCAGGCCCTGTTCACTGCAGCCAGCATTTTCCAGATTCCTGCCTTGCAGGATCAGTGTGCCCAGTTCATGATCAGCAGGCTTGACCCCCAGAACTGTATTGGGGTCTACATGTTTGCTGATGCCTATGGACACCAGGAGCTGAGAGAGCGCTCTCAGGACTACATTCGCAAGAAG TTCTTGTGTGTGTCATGGGAGCAAGAGTTCCTCCAGATGACCAAGGAGCAGCTTGTAAGCATTTTGAACAATGATGACCTCAACGTGGAGAAAGAAGAACATGTCTATGAGAGCATTGTCCGCTGGCTGGAGCATGACCTGTCTGGCCGTGAGGCCCACCTACCTGAGGTGTTTTCCCAGTGCATTCGCCTGCCCTTGCTAGATGAGGCCTTCCTCGGTCGGATACCTGCCCCCTTCGCTTGTGCCCTGTCCCTATCTAAGGACCCTTCTGAGGCCAAAGCCCGCCTCACTGGCTCCAATGGTTGCCCACAACGCCTGGGTATGACTGCTTCTGAGATGGTCATCTGCTTTGACGCAGCTCACAAACACTCAGGGAAGAAGCAGACGGTGCCTTGTCTGGACACAGCCACTGGAAGGGTGTTCAAGCTCTGCAAACCACCCAATGATCTCCGGGAGGTCGGCATCTTGGTGTCCTCAGAGAATGACATCTTCATTGCTGGAGGTTACAGACCGAGCAACAGTGAGGTGTCCATAGACCATCGGGCAGAGAGCGACTTCTGGCAGTACGAACACGCGGGCAATCGATGGCTTCCACGTGCACCTCTGCTCAGAGCCAGGATAGGCTGCAGGCTTAGTCACTGCTGCGGGAAGCTTTATGCACTGGGAGGCAGAGTGTATGAAGGCGATGGGCGAAATGCATTAAAGTCAGTAGAGTGCTATGATGCCCGGGACAACTGTTGGACAGCAGTCAGTCCTATGCCAGTGGCCATGGAGTTTCACAGTGCTGTGGAGTACAGGGATCGCATCTATGTTCTCCAAG GTGAATACTTCTTCTGCTTTGATCCCCGTAAGGACTATTGGAGTCATCTCGCCCCTATGAGCGTCCCTCGAAGTCAGGGTTTAGCTGCCTTGTATAAAAACTGCATCTACTACATCGCTGGCATCTGCAGGAACCACCAGCGCACCTTCACTGTGGAGGTCTACGACATCGAGAAGAACACGTGGAGCCGGAAGAAAGATTTGCCCTTTGACCAGGCCACAAGCCCGTATATTAAGGCCATGCTGCTGCATGGCAAGCTACACCTGTTTGTACGAGCCACACAGGTCATGGTTGAGGAGCTCGTGTTTCGTACCAGCCGCAAGAACTCCCTTTACCAGTACGATGACGATGCAGACGTATGGACCAAAGTCTATGAGACACCTGACCGCCTCTGGGATTTGGGTCGCCATTTTGAATGTGCCGTGGCCAAACTTTACCCACAGTGTCTACAGAAAGTGCTTTGA